From the genome of Solanum stenotomum isolate F172 chromosome 5, ASM1918654v1, whole genome shotgun sequence:
AATCCAAACAAGTCTCAAATTGATGATCATGTCTACAACTATACAAAATATTGCACACCCAATTTCCCTGACCATGTTTCTCAAACACCCATTTCAGAAAAAGAGCTAAAAAACACCAAAAATGGTGGAATTTTggatgattttgaaaaagagGGTGTTCTTGATTTATGGTTAAAAATGCAGGATGAGGCTAGATTTGATGTTGAGCAAGAACCCATTTTGGAAAATTACTATAAAAATTCAATCTTGGTTCAAGATTGTATGGAAAGTGCTTTGGCATACCATCTGTCTTTGAAATTGAGCAATTCAAGTTTACCTAGTGATGCCCTTTTTGAGCTTTTCATGGGGGTGTTCATAGAGGATCAAGAATTGATTTTTGATGTTACAGATGATTTAAGAGCTGTTAAAGAAAGGGATCCTGCTTGTGTTAGTTATGTTCACtgtttcttgaattttaaaGGGTTTTTAGCATGTCAAGCACATAGGATAGCACATAGGTTATGGTCTAAAGGTAGAAAGATTGTATCTTTAGTTATACAAAATAGGGTGTGTGAAGTTTTTGCTGTTGATATTCATCCTGGTGCTAAAATTGGTAGTGGGATTTTGCTTGATCATGCTACTGGTGTTGTTATTGGTGAAACAGCTGTGATTGGTAATAATGTGTCAATTTTGCATAATGTGACATTAGGTGGTACTGGTAAAGTGTGTGGTGATAGACATCCAAAGATTGGTGATGGTGTGTTGATTGGTGCTGGTACTTGTGTTCTTGGAAATGTGAGAATTGAAGATGGTGCTAAGATTGGTGCTGGTTCTGTTGTGTTAATGGAAGTGCCTGCAAGAACTACTGCTGTGGGGAATCCAGCTAGGTTGATTGGCGGGAAAGAAAATCCAATCAAACTTGATAAAATTCCTAGTTTGACAATGGACCATACTTCACATATGTCTGATTGGTCTGATTATGTAATTTAGACTATAAGTCCGTTCTGTACGGACTTAGAGATCAAATATAATATGTTTTTCGTTTCATTTCGTGTTACATAGTTGGGATACTTAAAAGAAACTTGAGTAGATATAGGATGCACTAGAGCTAAATTGCTCCAAATCTTGTCTTCTCGTTGTGAGACcagttgattttgttttttctttatccataTGATTTATGAGTTAGTAGTTTTAATCGTATAATAAAAGCAAATCTTGTGTCCGTGAGGTCCCAAGAAGGTAAAGTTCTCCAACTTGTCCAATGGTTCTTTCTCCAAACACGATATACAAGTGGAAACTGTACTACGAGCAAGTTGGAATTTGTCATTGGAGAGACATCAATAATTGGTAGCAATGTGTAAATTTTGCATAATGTGACATTGGGTGGCACTGGAAAATTGTGTGGTGTTAGGCATCCAAATTTTGGTGATGGTGTGTTGTCAATCTTCCTCAAGAAGTACTTCGCGTTACAGTTTACATAGTTGGGATGCTTTAAAGAAACTTGAATACATATAGGATACACCAGTgctaaaaacttttctttagaTATTTTCCATACTATTGGAGTTGTTGCTCCAAAACTTGTTTTTCTTGTGTGGAACCAGTTGGTGATTTTTTCTCTACATCCATATGATCTAGTAATATTGACCAAATAATAAAAGTGATCTTGGTCCGTGGAGCCTCGAGAAGGTGAGTACTCTTGTCAAGTGTTTGATCTTCTTCCAAATACGATATACAAGTGGGACCTACACTTCGAGCAAGCCAAGGATGTGCTACTAAAAGCATTTATAGTCATGTAATAGAGGCATAAATTTGGAAAGCATTTGGTACTTTGGTAATAAAAAAGATCAACTTTGTTCTTTGAAAAATTCTTGAAATTGCATCTCACATTTATGGCTCCACCATGTCCCAAACTTCATTTGTGTGAGCTCACTTATCCTGTTGGTCTCAAACTTGAATAAAGAAGGTGGATCGCTGTAGATTGATAGTCAATACAAAACAAGTTGATTAACAATGAATACTCACAATATAGAATACATAGGGATGTGCTCACCAAGCCACATATTACATCTATTACTAATACGAGTTTCAACGAAGTGGCATGAAGAATGAAGATTCACATAATCAACTTCTACTTGCTCATGATATATAGTTTTTCTTGTTGTAGTAGTATCCATCATGTCAGACATTACAAGTTACACATAAGTAATGTTCATCTTTTCTTTAAACAATATGCTTCTTTcagcaaaaagaagaaaaaaatgggtAGCCATCAATGGATCCAGGAACTTCACTAATTAAGGgagttcaaaaaatataaaaaagtagtGCGCGCCTAAGATTTAAACTTGAAAGCTTTAGGTGAATTTCAAACCCCCTAAATCGCTTAGTCAACCTTTAGTCTGTGTTTAAGAGATTCAAAATCTATCgatatacaataaaaataacttatatatacCATACAATTTTTTGTTGAGGGGATTCGTGTAAACACCATCGCCCCCTCCTAGATCCGCCCTTGCCTTTAGGTCACACATCAATAATTTTATCGTTActccaaaactcaaaataaaacacaattaGAATTTAGTGAAATGAATTTCAAGCTTTGGTTATTATTACTTGGTAATGATGCAAACTCGATAACTTTGCATATATACTAAACAAAGATACATTATCAATCCTTGTGGccaatatacaaaaaataaaatgaggcCCAAACTCTTATTGGGCCTAGTATACAAAAGCCCAAACCAAATGAAAAGGCCTGTTTTACATCCGTCGGCCCAATCCCCCACAAATATTAAATCTAGGGTTAGGgtttcaaaattttatgataaataaaGCTGCAACTATTGCAAACTTATTCAACCTCACTAGTTATTTTCTCTCTATAAAGTTCTGTTAATTGGAGAATTTTATTTCTCTCTATCATAAGGTGAAATccatgtttgtttgtttgtttgttatttgattaatttaaattcgtaTTGCGTACTTTGGAGTATTTCCGTCCATCATattgatttgattaatttagatttgtATCATGTTTCGTCTTTATCATGATCCATGTTGCGTAGGTCTAATAGCACTTCTTatcatgagttttttttattttatttatttggttacGTCTCCCCTCGTATTacatttatttgatatttacaattttattgatttgattaattcaaatttgtgTCATGCTTTTTAGCATGATCTGTGTTGCATTGGTCATGCCCCATTGGTATTACATTTATTTGATACATGagatttattgatttgattaatttagatttgtATCGTGTGAAGTCGTTAGAGACTTTTAATTGAAGAAAGTAGTTGGGAAATGATGAGACTATATCGATATATCAGAGGGACAGTTTATCTGTGCTTTGCTGAATAAATTTTGCACGTCAGTCTGATCCCAATTACTTCTAAATCCTttgtttcaataattttatattttaaaaccaGTTATATTAAAGTTTTATCGTTTGGTGTTTTATATATTTGCAAGACTTTTTGAAACTATTTATTATGTTAATAGTAGTTTGGATGCTTGTTGAAAATAACAAGTATTTGATGAAGTAATTGAGATATGCATATGctagtaaaattatttgtgTTTTGTCGGGAATTTAATATTacggaatttataaaataatatttacaatatatcgatcattaaaattaaaacactatattattttacaaatgaaaattattacatcttatcatttatctttaataacataaatataaattaacgactttaaaaatacatatcaggCATCCTTGGTTTGACCTCCCGTAGTGGTCCTTGCTGATCTGTAACATAAACAATGGTGTCAGCAAATCACTCAGAATTATCGTTGTTTTTAAATGAAAGGAAATTCTTCTATTTATAAACAACAAAAgatagtgtgaacaaatatttattgtgtcttatcggaaaggttacaactatttgaaaaagttaTAACCCTTCAGAAGGGTTACCAtcttttataaaagtcacaatttttcataaaagtcgcaacacATCATTAAAGttgcaatttttcataaaaatcataacttttcgtaaaagtcacaatttttcataaaagtcacaatttttcataaaagtagcaactcttcattaaagttgtaatttttcataaaaatcacaatttttcgtaaaagtcacaatttttcataaaagtcacaatttttcataaagttgcaacttttcattaaagtcacaatttttcataaatgtgTCAACTTTTTATGAAAGGGGAAGGAtagttttagaaataaataaattaaaaaagaattctgatttgtggtggcgccacgtaggcgggcctgaTATATGATTATTCTGAATAAAATTGTTACTTTAAAGTGATCTTAAGTAAATTTTACGAagtgtatatattaattaatactatgtagaaagagaaatattaaacaaaatgaCCCTATTTGACAAAATTATTTGTTGATGTGTTTGTTTGCGGGTGGATTTTGTTGTTTGAGGTTTGGGGTTCAATTTCAATCCCTAAACAAAGCATGTTTTTTGCAAGATATATCATACTTGTGCTTAAAATTGTGGTTAAGTAAAATTGAAgtcaaaaacaatttaaaattggTCTAAATAAATGAGATATAATAACTTTTATATGTCCTTTTAACTTGTAATAAGAAGATTAATAGtcattaaatatgaaataaagttaattttaaatttatttcgaAATTATTATCTTTAAGGGGAAAACAAGGAGTTATGAATCAAGAAGAATGGTTATTACGAGCACCTATTTTACCAAAAGGACTCACAAAAATTTATCAAtgagaataaataattaatttatcacATATCATGTAAAACTGTTGCTTTAAAGTTGAAATTAGGTGCGAGTAAACTTTTGACATTGTTCTAATATACCACGTTCAATTGAAATATGAAACTTTGTTAAATTGGTCCTAATTACACTTCGAACATCGATCTAATATAccattttcaaatctttttgatgaaatttctcCCTCCGATACAAAAAGTGAATAAAGGGAATTCTTAAAGGCAGAATACTAGGTCGTTTTTCTTTTTAGTAGTCGATGCACATGAACTTTGTATCCCCTTTTGCTTCAATGTTGTGAAGGATTTGATGTAcaatttacttaattattatctCCATTTCAACAAAAACTCCATCATTATTTTCACACAcgacaataatatattcaatataatttcataagtaGGTCTGAGGAGGGTAACATGGTCTCACCCTAGGGCGCACTGAACTAGGTGGGAGCAAGTTTGACAAAAGATTACACtatatattcaaaatgaattattttttatgaatatataGTAGATCAATATTGAATCTCTTTAACTTTTTCATGTGTTTACTTTTTCTGAACTCCTTCGTCAAATTTTTGGTTCTACCACTAGTCTTACCGCTATGCACCTTGTCAAATTCTTCCTTTCAGAAGAAAGGTTTGaaagaaagaagtttttgaTGGACCCTCGACCGaaataacttatataaaaaaaactttatgaaaagaaaatatggcAAATACTATGATAACCAAAGTAAAAGGTaacaaacacacacaaaaaaaagtgCCAGACAATATGAATTATAGCTGCCTAGTAAAGATTATTTTTGCCAGCTGCCTCTAGCTAGTTTTAGTTTTTGGAAAGCATGAGGAGACAAAGCAGGTGATCATGTCTGTCTAATGTTTTTGTCAAATTGCCCCCTTTgtacaaatttcatattttacaCAAGTTTTGGCCTGCATGTTTATAAGTAGGGTTGAAATAGCACATGGTCACTGTGGACTTAAGAATGAATCATTGCCCTTTTCCGAGTTTGAATTCGAGATTATAGCATAAACGCTTTAGGATGTGTTTaagatatgtttttaaaatgcaaattataaaactatactacttaagactttaattaataaaatatcaatgTACTTCTATTTAATTACATACATAGTTTTTAAAAGaacatttcaacaaaaatgtgTGTTTTTGGTATATAATATAACTATGTGTGAGATTGGTATATAATACCAACGT
Proteins encoded in this window:
- the LOC125865945 gene encoding serine acetyltransferase 1, chloroplastic-like, which codes for MSTNLLGSPFLLKNVLTTSPYNNNKLSIFTIKACLHSSRTKTPNPNKSQIDDHVYNYTKYCTPNFPDHVSQTPISEKELKNTKNGGILDDFEKEGVLDLWLKMQDEARFDVEQEPILENYYKNSILVQDCMESALAYHLSLKLSNSSLPSDALFELFMGVFIEDQELIFDVTDDLRAVKERDPACVSYVHCFLNFKGFLACQAHRIAHRLWSKGRKIVSLVIQNRVCEVFAVDIHPGAKIGSGILLDHATGVVIGETAVIGNNVSILHNVTLGGTGKVCGDRHPKIGDGVLIGAGTCVLGNVRIEDGAKIGAGSVVLMEVPARTTAVGNPARLIGGKENPIKLDKIPSLTMDHTSHMSDWSDYVI